One Megamonas hypermegale genomic window carries:
- a CDS encoding Fur family transcriptional regulator, with protein MLDNKKVTELLRKKGFKVTPQRLAIYNVLCNTKSHPNAEMIFNKLQPYYPTMSLATIYKTVDILNEIGLINILNVGEDAFRYDANMTSHAHICCTECGRIDDIMMNFDNCVTDVENQSSYNIEKYQFYFYGVCAECKAKKEKVS; from the coding sequence ATGTTGGACAATAAAAAAGTGACTGAGCTCTTGCGAAAAAAAGGTTTCAAAGTTACCCCACAGCGCTTAGCTATCTACAATGTGCTGTGTAATACTAAATCTCATCCTAATGCTGAAATGATTTTTAATAAATTGCAACCTTATTATCCTACTATGAGCTTAGCAACTATCTACAAAACAGTTGATATTCTTAATGAAATCGGTTTAATAAATATTTTAAATGTTGGCGAAGACGCTTTCCGTTATGATGCAAATATGACATCCCATGCCCATATATGTTGTACTGAATGCGGTCGCATTGATGATATTATGATGAATTTTGATAATTGTGTTACTGATGTTGAAAATCAAAGTTCTTATAATATAGAAAAATACCAATTCTATTTTTATGGTGTCTGCGCTGAATGTAAAGCAAAAAAAGAAAAAGTCAGCTAA